The following proteins are co-located in the Leptodactylus fuscus isolate aLepFus1 chromosome 8, aLepFus1.hap2, whole genome shotgun sequence genome:
- the DNAJC10 gene encoding dnaJ homolog subfamily C member 10, with the protein MDPFTARAGNLRSAVLCFIILSLAVLVCTDEDYYNLLGISRASSSREIRQAFKKLALKLHPDKNQNDPSAHDKFLKLNRAYEVLKDEDLRKKYDKYGEKGLDENQGGHYESWSFYRYDFGIYDDDPEIFTLDKVEFDGAVNSGEVWFVNFYSPGCSHCHDLAPAWREFAKEMDGLIRIGAVNCRDERMLCRSRGINSYPSLYIFKTGMNPVKYFGDRSYQNLVNFAMKYVSSTVTELWAGNFKSSLEKSFASGVGWLITFCADTGDCLSTQTRLKLSAMLEGLVSVGWMDCTTQADLCDNLEVHTSTTAYFPPGANLADKDKSGVLFLNSLDAKEVYKEVMEHLPDLEQLSPDSLKDRLTYHRWLIFFTYGYDQQLHLAEFKKLSVLLRGDHIQVGRFDCQSHPSTCSSLYIHKPCVAAFKGKGLNDFEIHHGKPSVYEMVTFARDSVTSHVITLGPKNFPGNEREPWLVDFFAPWCPPCKALLPELRKASKRVFGHVRFGTLDCTIHEGLCNMHNIRAYPTTVVFNQSNIHEYEGHHSAEQILEFIEDLRNPSVVALTPTTFKELVKERSRDEIWMVDFYAPWCGPCQALMPEWKRMARHLSGLINVGSVDCQKYSSLCSQQYVQAYPEIRLYPANRDNPHYYRTYDGWQRDSYSLKNWGLSYLPKIAIELTPESFNEEVLKGKDHWVLDFYAPWCGPCRTFAPEFEFVARLLKGKVKAGKVDCQAYGNICQSAGIRAYPSVKLYPYLGSKKKHTESEHLDSRDAKELVKMVTGRLGFLEKQRKASRKDEL; encoded by the exons ATGGACCCTTTCACTGCAAGAGCTGGTAACCTAAGGAGCGCTGTTCTCTGTTTTATCATCCTCTCCCTGGCTGTGCTGGTCTGCACAGATGAGGACTACTATAATTTACTCGGCATATCCAGAGCATCTAGTAGTAGAGAAATTAGACAAGCGTTTAAGAAGTTAGCACTGAAATTACATCCTGACAAGAATCAG AATGATCCAAGCGCACATGACAAGTTTTTGAAACTAAACCGAGCTTATGAAGTTTTAAAAGATGAAGACCTTCGAAAGAAGTACGATAAATATGGAGAGAAGGGTCTGGATGAAAACCAAGGAGGCCATTATGAGAGCTGGAGCTTTTATCGATACGACTtcg GGATTTATGATGATGACCCTGAAATTTTCACTTTGGATAAAGTAGAATTTG ACGGAGCCGTAAACTCAGGAGAAGTATGGTTTGTTAATTTCTACTCGCCTGGATGTTCTCACTGTCATGATCTTGCACCAGCG TGGAGAGAGTTTGCTAAAGAAATGGATGGACTGATACGCATTGGGGCCGTCAACTGCAGAGATGAAAGAATGCTGTGCAGAAGCCGAGGCATCAATAGTTATCCAAGTCTCTATATCTTTAAGACTGGCATG AACCCAGTCAAGTACTTTGGGGATCGGTCATATCAGAATTTGGTAAATTTTGCAATGAAGTATGTTTCAAGTACTGTAACAGAACTATGGGCAG GCAATTTCAAAAGTTCGTTAGAAAAATCGTTTGCATCAGGCGTTGGCTGGCTAATAACATTCTGTGCCGACACTGGAG ATTGCTTGTCCACACAGACGCGCTTAAAACTTTCTGCTATGCTT GAAGGACTTGTAAGTGTGGGATGGATGGACTGTACGACTCAGGCTGACCTCTGTGACAATCTGGAGGTCCACACAAGCACAACAGCTTACTTCCCACCTGGAGCCAATCTAGCAGACAAAGATAAAAGTGGTGTCCTG TTCCTTAACTCATTAGATGCCAAAGAAGTCTACAAGGAAGTGATGGAACATCTTCCAGATTTGGAGCAGCTTTCGCCAGATTCCTTAAAG GACAGGTTAACCTATCATCGATGGCTTATATTCTTCACTTACGGATATGATCAACAGTTACATCTCGCAGAATTCAAGAAGCTGAGTGTTTTACTGCGAGGTGATCATATTCAG GTTGGACGTTTTGACTGTCAGTCCCATCCATCAACCTGCAGTTCCCTATATATTCACAAGCCTTGTGTAGCAGCATTTAAGGGCAAAGGCCTCAATGACTTTGAAATCCACCATG GTAAACCAAGTGTTTATGAGATGGTGACCTTTGCTAGAGACAGCGTAACTTCTCATGTCATTACATTGGGACCCAAGAATTTCCCTGGAAATGAGAGAGAGCCGTGGCTGGTGGACTTCTTTGCTCCT TGGTGCCCTCCATGTAAAGCCTTGCTGCCAGAATTGAGGAAAGCATCCAAGCGAGTATTTGGACATGTGCGATTTGGCACGCTGGATTGCACAATTCATGAAGGTCTCTGCAATATG CATAACATAAGAGCGTACCCGACAACTGTAGTATTCAACCAGTCTAATATTCACGAGTACGAAGGACATCACAGTGCAGAGCAAATCCTGGAGTTCATCGAG GATCTGCGCAATCCTTCTGTTGTCGCTCTCACACCCACAACTTTTAAGGAACTGGTAAAGGAACGGAGTCGTGATGAAATTTGGATGGTGGATTTTTATGCACCTTGGTGTGGACCATGTCAGGCCTTGATGCCAGAGTGGAAACGTATGGCACGG CATTTAAGTGGATTGATCAATGTTGGAAGCGTTGACTGTCAGAAATACAGTTCACTCTGCAGTCAGCAATATGTCCAAGCATATCCAGAAATCAGACTTTACCCAGCTAACCGGGACAATCCCCATTACTACCG cacATATGACGGCTGGCAGAGAGATTCTTATTCCCTTAAGAACTGGGGACTGTC ctACTTGCCCAAAATAGCTATTGAACTCACACCGGAAAGTTTCAACGAGGAAGTTTTAAAAGGCAAAGATCACTGGGTTTTGGATTTCTACGCTCCATGGTGCGGTCCATGTAGAACCTTTGCTCCTGAATTTGAGTTTGTGGCCAGG CTTTTGAAAGGAAAAGTAAAAGCTGGTAAAGTGGACTGCCAAGCTTATGGAAACATTTGCCAGTCAGCAGGCATCAGAGCATACCCTAGTGTGAAACTGTACCCTTACTTGGGATCTAAAAAG AAACATACAGAAAGTGAACATCTGGATTCCAGAGATGCCAAAGAATTAGTGAAGATGGTTACAGGAAGACTAGGATTTCTAGAAAAGCAGCGGAAGGCTTCTCGGAAG GATGAATTGTGA